From Pseudomonas fluorescens, one genomic window encodes:
- a CDS encoding aspartate-semialdehyde dehydrogenase produces the protein MSQTLDIAVVGATGTVGETLVQILEERDFPVGTLHLLASSESAGSSVLYRGKNVRVREVDEFDFAKVQLVFFAAGPAATLSFAPRATAAGCALIDLSGALPAEQAPQVVPEANAEVLAGLKQPFQISSPSSAATLLAVVLAPLRQLLDLRRVSVTASLAVSALGREGVTELARQTAELLNARPLEPRFFDRQMAFNLLAQVGTPDAQGHTLLEKRLVRELREVLAQPALKISANCIQAPVFFGDSLSVTLESSRSVDLAAVNAALEAGEGIELVDAGDYPTPVGDAVGQDVVYVGRVRHGVDEPSELNLWLTSDNVRKGAALNAVQVAELLIKRLV, from the coding sequence ATGAGCCAGACCCTTGATATCGCCGTTGTCGGCGCCACCGGTACGGTCGGCGAAACCCTCGTGCAGATCCTCGAGGAGCGTGATTTTCCGGTGGGCACCTTGCACCTGTTGGCCAGCAGCGAGTCGGCCGGCAGTTCGGTGTTGTACCGGGGCAAGAACGTGCGGGTGCGGGAGGTCGATGAGTTTGATTTCGCCAAGGTCCAGTTGGTGTTTTTCGCCGCTGGTCCCGCGGCTACCCTGAGCTTTGCGCCACGGGCGACGGCGGCGGGGTGCGCGCTGATCGATCTGTCTGGCGCCTTGCCGGCAGAACAGGCGCCGCAGGTGGTGCCCGAGGCCAACGCCGAGGTGCTGGCCGGCTTGAAACAACCGTTTCAGATCAGCAGCCCGAGTAGCGCCGCGACACTCCTGGCGGTGGTGCTGGCGCCACTGCGTCAGTTGCTCGATCTGCGGCGGGTCAGCGTCACTGCCAGTCTGGCGGTTTCGGCTCTGGGCCGGGAAGGGGTGACCGAGTTGGCGCGGCAGACCGCCGAGTTGCTCAACGCGCGGCCATTGGAGCCACGGTTCTTTGACCGGCAGATGGCGTTCAACCTGCTGGCACAGGTCGGTACCCCGGACGCGCAGGGCCATACCCTGCTGGAAAAACGCCTGGTGCGCGAACTGCGTGAGGTCTTGGCGCAGCCAGCGCTGAAAATTTCCGCGAACTGCATTCAAGCCCCGGTGTTTTTTGGCGATAGCCTGAGCGTGACCCTGGAATCCTCGCGGTCGGTCGACCTGGCGGCAGTCAACGCAGCCTTGGAAGCGGGCGAGGGTATCGAACTGGTGGACGCTGGCGATTACCCGACCCCGGTCGGTGACGCGGTGGGCCAGGATGTGGTCTACGTAGGCCGGGTTCGTCACGGAGTCGACGAGCCGTCGGAACTTAATCTGTGGCTGACGTCAGATAACGTGCGCAAAGGGGCCGCGCTGAACGCGGTTCAGGTGGCCGAATTGTTGATAAAACGCCTTGTGTAA
- the asd gene encoding aspartate-semialdehyde dehydrogenase: MKRVGLIGWRGMVGSVLMQRMLEEQDFDLIEPVFFTTSNVGGQGPSVGKDIAPLKDAYSIEELKTLDVILTCQGGDYTSEVFPKLREAGWQGYWIDAASSLRMQDDAVIVLDPVNRKVIDQQLDAGTKNYIGGNCTVSLMLMGLGGLFEAGLVEWMSAMTYQAASGGGAQHMRELIKQMGVTHGAVADQLADPASAILDIDRRVAEAMRSDAYPTENFGVPLAGSLIPWIDKELPNGQSREEWKAQAETNKILGRFKSPIPVDGICVRVGAMRCHSQALTIKLNKDVPIADIEGLISQHNPWVKLVPNNRDISMQELSPTKVTGTLNIPVGRLRKLNMGTQYLGAFTVGDQLLWGAAEPLRRMLRILLER; the protein is encoded by the coding sequence ATGAAACGTGTAGGTCTGATCGGTTGGCGCGGTATGGTCGGTTCCGTGCTCATGCAGCGGATGCTGGAAGAGCAGGATTTCGATCTTATTGAGCCGGTGTTTTTCACCACTTCCAATGTCGGTGGCCAAGGCCCGTCCGTGGGCAAGGACATTGCTCCGCTCAAGGACGCGTACAGCATTGAAGAGCTCAAGACCCTTGACGTGATTCTGACCTGCCAGGGCGGCGACTACACCAGTGAAGTCTTCCCCAAGCTGCGCGAAGCCGGCTGGCAGGGTTACTGGATCGACGCCGCTTCCAGCCTGCGCATGCAGGATGACGCAGTGATCGTGCTGGACCCGGTGAACCGCAAGGTCATCGACCAGCAGCTGGACGCGGGCACCAAGAACTACATCGGCGGCAACTGCACCGTCAGCCTGATGCTGATGGGCCTGGGCGGTCTGTTCGAAGCCGGTCTGGTGGAGTGGATGAGTGCCATGACCTATCAGGCGGCCTCCGGCGGCGGCGCGCAGCACATGCGTGAACTGATCAAGCAAATGGGCGTGACCCACGGTGCTGTCGCCGATCAACTGGCCGATCCGGCCAGCGCGATCCTCGACATCGACCGCCGTGTGGCCGAAGCCATGCGCAGCGACGCGTACCCGACCGAAAACTTCGGCGTACCGCTGGCCGGCAGCCTGATCCCGTGGATCGACAAGGAACTGCCGAACGGTCAAAGCCGTGAAGAGTGGAAAGCCCAGGCCGAGACCAACAAAATACTCGGTCGCTTCAAGAGCCCGATTCCGGTGGATGGCATCTGCGTACGTGTCGGCGCCATGCGTTGCCACAGCCAGGCGCTGACCATCAAGCTGAACAAAGACGTGCCGATCGCCGATATCGAAGGGCTGATCAGCCAGCACAACCCGTGGGTCAAGCTGGTGCCGAACAACCGTGATATCAGCATGCAGGAGCTGAGCCCAACCAAGGTCACCGGCACCCTGAACATCCCGGTTGGCCGTCTGCGCAAGCTGAACATGGGTACCCAATACCTGGGCGCCTTCACCGTCGGCGACCAACTGCTGTGGGGCGCGGCCGAGCCGCTGCGTCGCATGCTGCGGATCCTGCTCGAGCGCTGA